The window ATCCTCTCGATGACACGCCCCAATGCCCGTCCAGCCGTGATCTCGACGGCGATGAGCTCGTCAGTCCGGAGGAGTGTCGAAACAACGGCGCGGACAACACCATGTTCTGGACCTCCTTCAGCCAGGGAGGTCTCCAGACCACGCTGACCCCCCATCAACGTTTTGTGATGATGAACAACGCGCTCATCGACACCTACTAAACGCAATCGGGCGCTCCCACACAGGGAGCGCCCGATTGCGTTGTGAGCTTTGCTTGACAAGAAGCGCGCTGGCCCCGAGAGTTCCTCGCCACCCGAGCTTCCCGGCTCAGGACCTGAGCCGCGGGGCCGGAAGTGATTCTGATTCCACCGTAAACCGGCGCGCTGGCCGGGGGGCAACCTCAGTGCGTCCCCTCCCCCCTACCCTTCCCCGGATCGTGCATGTACGACGCAACTCTCCCTCCCCTCAAACAATTTGCCTTTCTGCCCGACTTTCCCGACCACCTGGCGGAACTTGAGGACCTGGCCGAGCCCGAAGATTGGGAGTACCGCTTCACCGACAGCGATTTCCCGCGTCCCATCCTCTACTCCTACATCATTCACACCTTCAATCGTATTGAGGAGGAAGGCAAAGTCATCACCACCGATGACGGCACCGGCGCATGCTTTGATACCGGCCTTGTGACCGAGCATCAGGAGCCCATCTACGCGATCTTCGGCGACAACAAGATCCCGGATCGGCAGCCCTGGTACTTTCAGGGATTTGTGCGCAAGGGAGATACGCGCATGAACCGCTTCCCCACACTGCCCGATATCGCCAGCTATTTCGAAGACCCGACCGAGGTGGTCTTCGACCCGCGCATGGAAGTGCGCAAGAATATTGAACATATCATCGCCGAGAACCGCGAGCGCCTCCCCGAAGAGTTCGATGGCATGGGTGACTTCCAGCTTCAGACGCTGCTCACCGGTGGCTTTGAGAACGCGCTGGCGCGTGTGCGACGCAACTACCGCATCGCCGTGCCGCAGTTTCACCGCGGGCGCATTCAGCTCCTCTTGCCCCTCTGCCTGCGACAGCCCTCGGAGGCGGACCTGGCCGCGGTGGTGGAGCGTCGCGAAGGCTACTACCGCGTGGCCACCTGCCTGACCCTCGATCAGGCCTACTCCAACGCCCGGCTCATCGGGCGGCTGGATGATAACTGGCTGCGTAACTGAACCACCGAACACGCACCACCGAGAACTCAAAAGCCGCCTCCTTCGCTCAGAAGGGGCGGCTTTTTTGTGTGGACCGCGTCAGGTGTCGGCTTTGGCGATGACCCAGATCGCGTGAATGATGCCCGGGATATAGCCCAGCAGCGTCAGCAGGATGTTGATCCAGAACGCGCCT of the Lujinxingia sediminis genome contains:
- a CDS encoding DUF3825 domain-containing protein, giving the protein MYDATLPPLKQFAFLPDFPDHLAELEDLAEPEDWEYRFTDSDFPRPILYSYIIHTFNRIEEEGKVITTDDGTGACFDTGLVTEHQEPIYAIFGDNKIPDRQPWYFQGFVRKGDTRMNRFPTLPDIASYFEDPTEVVFDPRMEVRKNIEHIIAENRERLPEEFDGMGDFQLQTLLTGGFENALARVRRNYRIAVPQFHRGRIQLLLPLCLRQPSEADLAAVVERREGYYRVATCLTLDQAYSNARLIGRLDDNWLRN
- a CDS encoding YqaE/Pmp3 family membrane protein, which gives rise to MSVLRVIFAVLLPPLGVFLTVGLGGAFWINILLTLLGYIPGIIHAIWVIAKADT